DNA from Ictalurus punctatus breed USDA103 chromosome 7, Coco_2.0, whole genome shotgun sequence:
AGCCGTGCTGACGATTCCTGTGGTCACCGTGTTCTGCAAAGCAAACGGACTCCCAATAGCAACCACAAACTCCCCAGGCCTCAAGTCTGCCGAGTGTCCCAGCAACAAGACAGACAGTTTTTTCTGAGCAGTGTCAAAGAAGAATGAGCAcacgagagagaaagacagagacagtggTTAAACTATTGCTATGTTTATTGCAATGGGATATTCTGTAGTCTCgtaaacaaaaaatgaaatttGAACCACAAAGTTTCACTCTACATGTAGACAAGCTGCCAAAACTTGCTTGGTGTCTGAGGTTTTCTTGCTTAGTTTTGTATCAGATCTATGAGGCTGATGTGCCAACAAGCAAGTCTTCAGTTCATGTCTAAATTACCACACCTTATCATACTGTTATCTATAATTATAGACAAAAGTACACTGCATGGCTAAATACAGTGGTAGCAGCCAACTTACAGTTTGGTATCACTCCACGTAAGCATCAGACCCGGGCAACAGACGCTAGAAGGCTTAGATGTAGCTTTGCATTGATTTCAATGATAATATTTTTCCaatttgtatattattttaacTTAAGAGTGCAGGGAAGGCCCAGGAACCATTGAACAGATATCTCATAGCTGGCTTGTGACGGTCTGAGGATCTCCCAGAAGGAGCTGCAGTCTGCGGCTGAGGATAGAGAAGTATCAACTGCCACCGTGACCGTCACCAGGAAAAGCCaaagagaatgaatgaatgaatgaatgaatgacttaTTCTGCTATCTTTTCACACTGTTAATGTACAGTACAAACGGTGGTACTTATCCAATCAATGTCTTATGCATGCAGATGTGCTTAATGCTGAACTGAAAGCTATAAACTTCCTTCCCTTCCCtcacttgttagctacattaactTTAATTACCTTAAAGAAACAATTTTCAGACACAAGATACTATATGTCAAGTAATCATCCACCTTTGGGGTGAGGGGAAAATTGTCCCCCCACTGTCTTCCAATTTTCCcatttgccaattcccaccaaCTAGGGTGTGCGCTAGGACACGCTTCATCCGAGAGACATGAACACAGCCAAtggcatcttttcaaactgctgcccatgctctcacacacttggaggaaagcactatctgcgCTTTTCCGCATGCATAAGCTCACAGACGTCCaaggctagtgtcgctgtgattgacaggggagagagagaatggctagagaattttgctctcttgaacTCCTGGCTACAGATGGACGTGATATTGTTGGGATTCTACTATTGTCTTGTATGTTGTACCAAATTCTTGAGACATGATATTTCCTTGAATAATAAAAGGTGACATCTTATCGAGGAAAACAGATTAAAAGGAATCATTAAACCGATATCAATTCCTCTGTCATAGAGTATTCACCTGTGGGTTGATTTTGATGGTGGCGATGTCAGACTTTTTATCAATGTCTTTAATTGTAGCGTCGTGTATGTCTCCATCATGCATCTGCACTTTAAGCTGCTGATGCCCTGACACAGGTGTGGTGGTGGACACGACATGAGCATTTGTTACAATCAGCCCAGTCTCTGAAATCACAAAGCCTGAGCCGCTTGACAGTGGTACAGTCCGGCCAAACAGCGGGTGGCTACGGGGTAAAAATCAATGTTATTACTTTAATATACTATAGTTGGAACAGATTATATTATTGCACACATAAAACAGAAAATTGttgtacaatttttatttatccaaGATGTAAAACTAACAAACTACAGTGAAAACAACAGACTCGTACAGGCGCAAACTCAGTGGAAAAAACAGTGATTCATGATGTTAATGAGACAGGATTTTGGTGAGTATAAACTGTCTGACTGTTGACTCCTATGAGTCTACTCAACATCTTTTTTGTCAAGGGTCTGTAAATCTGCAGACTTGGTGAGAAACAACTGCACTCATTCTGACTGTCTCAGGAGGCATAATAGCTCAAGTGTTTGCACACCTTCAGCTCCATCATATTTCCACctcttcataaaaaaatattttaaaaaaaccccaaacatttaACAAAACAGCTACTGTAGACCCGACTGCTTTCTGCTGTAAGTCTAAATAAGATGGCCAAGCCTCCCGCATACACAAATACTTCTAAAGCCAGGAACACAACAACTACTTcataagtttgaggatcattTAAAGCTTGTTTTCTTTGTCTAGCATATAACCCTCAACATACACTTTATTACTAAAATTCCATGCTTTTAACATGAGTGCATTTATTCAGAATAAATCAGGCTTGTACAGTAAATCAGATACAGAAATTACCTTAGAAAGAGTTCCACATGAACCACAGCTGGGGCGATCTTTTCCACCACATCAGCAATGAAGTTGAATTTATACCTCGGGCTGTTGGGGTGTGTGGGACCTATACTAGCAGGGAAGAATTTGTCATGTTACACAAAAGACACACACCACCGTGGCTGTTATAGAAGGCTGGAAGAAGTTTACTTCTTAGCATTTTATAACCCTTAATGAGTAACTTAATAAAACAGCAGTCATTAGCTAAACCTGGTAGTATTTATAGACAGAGGAGGTTATATTTACAGCAAGACCAGAGGGCAAAGTCGTGGTAAAGTATTTTTCGAGCACAGGAACTGCTTGTCTATAATTGTATCAAAACCAGCAGGTGGTTTCAGTCCaattcagtagtgtgtgtgtgtgtgtgtatgcatcaGTGTCCTGGGTGTGTAAAAGTACAGTAATTAGACGACATTATTTTCTGCACATAGACTGCCCCCAAGCTGACCGCTGTTTCCTGTGACCGCCTTGGCACACACACTCTAGCTCAGGGGTCTAGCAGCACACCTATCTTTATAACCTCAAAGCGAAACTCCAGGGCAATATGTCTAACGGTATAATGTTTATAGTACAAATTTACAACCGCTTAATACTGTCTAACTGTAAGCTCTAACACCTCCCCAGAGATTTACATTTCATGCCTTGTGCTTTTGCTTTGAATGCAGTGTATTTTGGTAACAGTGTCATTGCTCTGAAGGAAAAGAACAAGAGAAATGGAGCTTCAAACTCTGGCTCAAGTATCAATTTCAGAtcgctgattaaaaaaaattcatcacaACTACGCAGTAAATCACATGCAGTTGTTTATCATTAATCACATCAAGCAACCTCCTTTAAGGCCACATTCCAAGTTAACTATATCACTTAGTCATGGCCTTAAGGGGAACTGCAGAGTTAAGATCTTTTAGGTCACAGTGGCCAAGTCAACCAACCGTATATTCCAATTCCAATTCCAATGTGTATCCTCTTTGAGGTTGCTCTATTAGAGACTGTATaagataattattattatatttttttaaaccaaacctTTGCACACTCAGCCATGCACTAGCTATTTACTGAGGGTTAAAAATTCCATAAGCTTTCCAAAATGATCTCTTCTGTCTTTCCAGTCTGATTTTCCAGTCTGGTTTGAGGCAAGACCATACATTAGTGGTCCAGCTGATGGCACATGCTTGGCTACCATGATGGAAGGGATGCATGATAGTGGGATATTTGATACACCAATGTAAGATTCAGTGTTTATCCTTTAAGTTTCAGAGGATTAGTTGTACAGGAAATTATGACTGATGAATCTTTGGTATGTTTATCAGGAGATTAAACAGAAACGGTCACTCGGCATGCTCTTTGCAACTGTTTATCTTGGCTAATATTCACTTCCCCCTCTCCTGGATGGTCATATTAATGAAAGTTTTGAAAGTaaatctgtttatctgttttcttgacttttttttttttttttttttttacatcctaaTACTATCCCTAAACACACAAAGGATCATAAACTTTCAGTCCTGTTACTAAAAGTACGTTTGATTTGAGGCTACTGTAGGATTGTTAATGTATGCATTGTTGCCAGATTTTGTCAGATAAACTATTCTGTATATAGGGCAATATATAACCAGACTGGGACAATTTTCCATTAttagaaatgtttgttttaaaacgTGGTTTATTCTCATATGTATGACAAAATTAGATTTCAGTCGGGAAGGATATGCCATATCTATTCAGACAGCCATCTTGCCATCTTTCTGTACTAATATGCAGTAATTGGTTTGTTTAGTGTTAAGATTTGACTCCTATTGCTGACCCAGCTCTCACACATAATTACAGAGATTGGCATCGGTCAGTAATCACAGAAGCTAATTCTGGTTAACAGCTCAGGCTGTCTTTCGTTGTGGATAAAACAATGGCACTAGTTCATGCTCTTGACTTTTTCCTGTCAGTCTGCAGTTTAATGGTTCTTCAGTAAATAGTTAAGGTTTGAACTCTGGTTCTAACTCTGGAGCTGGACAGAGATCAGGCCAAAAGTTCAACTTGCACTCAAATTCACCTGGAAATTCACATCTAGTCTGGAGAGTACAATGACCTTCTGTATTCTAACCGCCTCCTCAAATGATGACTCTACAGCTGCCACCTGTAAGGCAGGGTTAGTGTCGGAGTTATGTTGTTTTACATGTCCCTGGAGGCTATTCATTCAAGTGGTATGCTAGAAGGTTTTGTGTAAGGGAGTCAGAAAAGTCCTAAATTAAGGGAAAATATCTAGCAGCTAGACATAATAAGTACATTCATATTAATGTCTGAAGATATAGAAGGTACTAACTGCTTGGTGGTGATTTACAGTCATGCTGGTATTGTGGGATCTGTAAGATGTCTCCCTTTAGGCTCTGAAGAACCAAATGGACTGGAGACAAACCCCAagtcactttttaaaaatccaactGAAAGATAACCACTTGTTGGCAGGGACATTTGGTAATTAAAATACAGAGTGTGACTTATCATAATAATTGCCTTTGCAATCCTGGTTAGCACTTTTGCtttgcacctccggggttgggggttcgattcctgcctccgccctgtgtgtttcaggagtttcctctgggtactccgggtTTCctaccagtccaaagacatttcTTATAGGTTGTTTGGCatatccaaattgtccgtagtatgtgaatgtgtgtgcagttgtgccctgcaatgggttggcaccctgtccagggtgtcccctaccttgtgGCTAGagttcccccatgaccctgtgtaggataagtgctatggaaaatggatggatgggttttaATCATTCCTGAGCAACTTTAATAATGTACCTAAATCCTGAACAATTCCACATCAGTggttcatttgttttaattagttGTCGGTCATCACAGCATGTAGCACTTGAACTTAAATTTTATTTTGACCATATTTTACAGGTTGAGATAGTCCTTGCTGCAAAACGAAAAGTCCAGGAGGTGACGTTGGACCTACTCCAACTCCTCCTAtaaacctaaccctgaccctaactaCCAAGCCTAACCATTGAGATGCTGTACAACCGGCAACAACAAACATAGTCATCCTGATTGAAACAAGCTGAGTTGTCTCTGCCCCCCTAGACGGTTGGTTCGACTCTTCCCAGGTTGCTGGATCAGGTCAAACTCgaccccctggacttttggttctgaAGCAAGGGGTACTCGTACAGGTTTGTCTGGGGGTCTGGCCACATGGGTGGCAAAGTGTGGCAGCTGCCACTCTTAAAATTCTTACAAGGCCAATTACCAACCCAACTATCTCTAATAGGTCTATCTCTGATGTGCAGTTCTTACAGGTATAATGAAACATATCTAGCTCATGTGAGTCCTATATAGTTTTTATCCTTGAGTCCTAGAAACTATAGagcaactataatataaatacatgtaaTCATGTGCCATTCAACTCCCAATAATGAACGAATGAGAAAAAGCAGGAAACATTTCCTGTTCTGAAAAGTACCTTTGTTCTAAACATTAGTGTGCTTCCTGGCTCTCTTTGCACACCTGGTGCTGCTTACGCGTGACAGAGCGATAGCTTACCTCGGCCACTCTCGCACGGGCCCTTGTGCACAGAGCTCAATCCCGGCAGGCCTTGCTGCAGTGCTTTGCGGCTCGCGGCTTTTAGCTGGCACACGTTGGCGTACGTGTTGCCGTCGCTAGCGCACACTTTGGCTCCGTAGCGACACTGACACACGCCTTTAGACAGCCGTTTCCCGGCCGGATGCTTGCACTCAAGCCCGTCTCCGCACGGCAGGTCATGCGCGCGGCCGCACGATTCTCCCtcggcgcgcgcgcacacgaGACAGCAGCCGCAGCGGTCCGGCACGTAACCGCTCGGGCAGCTCGGGCTCGGGCACGCGCTCACATCACAGCGTGCAGCGCAGGTTTTGGACTTGGGCTCGGCACGGACGTAGAGCAAAATAACGACAGACAATACAATCACTCGCATTGTCTGAGCTAATGAAGGAGGTAGGCAagaagaaaagaacaacaaaaagaaaactacagcaaaaaaaaagttttagacTGAGATCAGACTCTAATTGACAGCAGTCTCCATATGTGCCTTTTGTCTCCACAAGCACAAAAATGCCATGCAAAAATGCAATAACGCGATGCTTCACCGAATAAGTGCACACTTTACTACATATTAATTAAAGCGTAAATAATAAGGGGAAAAAAGCTCTTCCAAGTCCAGGTTTCGGACTGTCTGGTGTGCAGAGTAAACAGACGGTCCGGCCGGTCTGTCGGAAAGCTGGATTTCCTTAACTGAAGCTGCTTTTAATGGAGGCGGAGAAAGCAGGGTTTCTGAGCGCACAGCCCACTTTGCAAGCATATAAAGACCATGAGAGGGGTTGAAAAGTGCACACATAACCATGCAAAGTTTGTATGAGTGTTAGATAGTTGCCATCAAAACAGAAGGTTTGAAGGCTGACCATGCACTTCTGAGAATTATTACAGTTAAAAACCCTTTCCATATTGTGCATTAAGCTCAGAGAAtgattctatatatatatatatatatatatatatatatatatatatatatatatatagagagagagagagagagagagagagagagagagagagagtgagttttCACTTAGAAAACAACCTCCTTGTTCATGCTACAGCACAGGGTCACCTCCTTCTAGACGTGGActaatatgtgaaaaatatgtggtttttaaaataaataaataaataaataaataaaagcatgagGAGGTCTTGCAGTGTTCTTGTACAGCTTGGTCTGTTCTGAAGAGGAGTTTACGGTCCATCTGAAGAGCTCAGGCCAGGCACATATGCAACACATCATGGTGTCTttttaacacatacacacttgcaaGTATCAGAGTTTCAGCTTCTGGTGTTTGTTTTGACAGAGAAGAGCAGTTCAGGTCGAGCTGTGGGATCGCACCAGccatgaaaatgtttatttgaaagcGTAACATCAGTCATTTTCAGCACCTAAAGAAAACAGAGCATCTCTTTGTTTCCACTTGATTCCAGGAGTTAAACTGATGCAATAAACCCGGGTTTAAAATCATGTCATTCTGCAGGACAACTTAGAATAGGCTTAATATGTTAAttacatgaattattacatacattatatgAAGAGTTGAATGTCCATTTGtagtggggggttttttttttgttttttttttttgcctaacaattttttaaaaaaaatgattttaaatacTGTTAAAATGTAAGGATTTTCATTGGGTACTAAATCTGCTAGAAACAAAGTTGGtgattttcatgttttgttttttgtgtgcgAGTGAAATGTTTGGATGCTCCCAAGGGCCTAGGATTTGCACTTGATACTGATCTATCATATGGGTGTTACATAAGTACCATCTATAAAACTGTGTTGTCATTTAAAAGTCAAATCCAGATGTATGTTAACCAGAGCATATTACCCCAGTCATGTTTAGGTTACACTTAAAGTTAAAGCCTCACCTTTAATTCTGTAGTTTCTATTAATATTCATTggtttattctttctttctgtctgtttgagGATGTGGTATTTTTCAgtgactgctttatcctggtcaaggctGAGGTGAATCTGGAGCCCATTCCAGGAATCCTGGACATgaggcagaaatacaccctggatccattgcagggcaacacacacacacacacacacacacacacacacacacacacacacacacacacacacacacactgggacaATTGAGAAATTTAGTAACTCTAGCTCAAGACtggtatttttatatattacaaaaTGAAGTTGCAATGCAATGGcttattgttaaattaaataatagcTAATTAGTATCATGgacatatatataaacaaagactctgtattgttttatattaatcTACTTAATgtggattgatttttttttcagtcagtcATGTATTACATACACTTACATTTTGTCCTTTAGCAACATGAGCAATCAGGGCAAATGTTGAATCAGTTAGGATTTCTGACTTCAACTACCAGCAAGCCAGTCAACACAAATAAAAGCAAATGATGCACTACACAAAACATTTGGTCAGAAGACTGTAAACATTACGGTGTTGTGCTTCAGCGCAGTTTTAGGTTTCTGTTTTCTCAGTACAGTTCAATTGTCTAGCTTGTCTCCTGCGAGGTTGTGATTCTGTATTGGGATGTGGTGTGGAAACTCTGATCTGGCGAAAGGTTGATGCGGCGGATATTAAGATCAGCGGCGAAGGCTCGGGCACGTTGATAGAACTGAAGGGAGAGCTCACGATCCATGAGGAAGTTGTGATAGATCGTGGCCAGGCGAGTGCACAGCTCAAGCTGAGACTTCTTATTACCAAGGTCCATGGCAGCTGCCAGGGCGAGGTGGTAATAACCTGCTGCATCAAATGGGTcctgagagagaagaaagagaagataGACAATTCAGTATAGAGTTTTATGTAGAGTATTATTCATTTCGTATAATGTATGATTGAACAAATGAGCACTTGATAGATATTATTGCGAAGTGTCATAAGGACTTCAACATCATTTatacagaatgtttcatttttttggtTCAAAATCTCTTTTCACTACCTTTTTATCATTCATTCACTGAGTTTCAGTAACCCTTTTATCCTGGCCAGGGTTATGGTGAATGCTGAGCCTATCTCTGGATAACTAgttgtgaggcaggaatacaccctggatgggacaccagtccatagCAGGGCACCGAAaccacacatattcacacccaggggaaatttagcatagccaatacaatgTCATCTTTTTGGAAGGTTGGAGGAAAATTGAGaagccagaggaaacccatactGACACTGGAAGAACATGCgacactccacacagacagtagccTGACCTGAAGAGTGaaccttggagctgtgaggtggcaatgctccATATTGTGCCACCATGCCACCTTTTAAATAATACATGTTAAATAGTGCTATTACAGAGAGCACAGGTTGACAGATTGCCAGTTTGCATGCCTATACTGCCCTCTTCTGGTTGGTCTTTGAGACATAAGCCTTGGATGAGGTTCTTACCTTTAGATCATAGAAGATAATGTCACCTAGTGTCTGATAGACTTTGACATAGTACAGGGCTTCCTCATCAAACTGTAAGGGCgagggacagagtgagagggCCTTTAGGAAGTGGTGCTCAGCCAGCTCAAACTGACTCAGGCAGTGGTAGAGTGTAGCCAGCCGATGGAACGCCACACGCTCGTTCAAATGGTCAGCTACGAGCATAAAACAGGTTAAGACAATGAGGTAATCTAGGTAATCTGATTTAACTTAGAGCTGTGTGAGCAATATAAAGTGATTAAACATGCAAACACATTGTGCAAAGTGTATAATttttaactgaataaaaaaggGTTCAAATTGAGGAATGGAAGACCATGTGAACTCCACTGGGACTGGCAGAGAAGTATGGGAATgaagagggaaagagaagaaGACAAACATGCAGTGCAAAGGGAAATTAATTTCTATATAATagcaatattaaaaaaaagaagaagagtttTGTGTGCAACATTGGGTTTTACCAATAAACTGATGCATGTATGATTCAGTCATGACTCCCTACTTTGTTTTGCAATGATTGTGAATCATGCACCAATTCCATTCAATCCTACTAACTGTGGAACTAAATCAGTGTTATTTAGTGACACCTGGCGAATACAACATGCAATAAGTGATGTTTGTGAGTGGAGAGCGAGTTtgggtgtgtgtctctgtgtgtgtgtgtgtgtgtaacatacCCAGACTGACGCTGATCTCTAATGCAGTCTGTGCATACACTAGAGCTTCTCCATAATGTCCCAGCTGTAGCAGCAACTCTGCTAGCTTATTGCACAATCTAAGCTGACAGCGCACACTGCTCGTCTTCATTGCAATTGGGAGGGCTCggtcctgacacacacacacaaacacacacacacacacacacacacgcacgcacagctTTCAAACTGTACCATAGATCAAAACTACATAATTATTTTACACATTCATGCACTATTTATACATGTACATTACACATCCTTTTTTAAGACTATGTCAACATAGCCTGTacaaaatgaatgtttaaacatagcaacattaacattaatgcTACAACCCTATGACAAGTATGACTGCAGTTTCAAATATCATTATCCTATCTTCAGTAGATTCCTCAACGGTTTCATATGAAATAAttctccaaatatgtcaaacTCATGATCTAAATCCCTAATGAGTTGAGTATTTTCCCTGCCCAAACACATCATTCTTATTCTTTCCAGAAGGGTCTTAAAAATGACCTATTGACTTTAAATCTATTTGACATCCCCGACATCAATGCATACTTTTCCTGTTTGCTTGTACAGACTTACCCTGTAGAAGCAGACAgctttctctctgtcctgtGTACTGTTAAGGAATACGTCCCCTGCCGCCTCCAGCAGCTCCAGAATGAATAGCGTGTCTCCTGTGCTTAAAGCAATGTCTTGCGCTACCTGTCACTCAAAGAGAGAATTGAACGCAGTCTAATGGGATCATGTGCTTTACTATTAACATTACAATACAAACTTTATCAACCTCATCACATATTGTCTTCTATGGTATTAAATTAGAAGATCTAACAGCACATTAAGCAACGGGTATTATACCACCCACTGGTCAGAATGTGCTGATTCATTTTTCTATAAGAGCACCTGAGAGTAGTGCTAAGTGAAATTAgaggtttatattcatgcagctgttccaatattttatGATTCATTTAGCAACAACTCATTCAAAGGGATTTGTATGTAGGATGATCTACataaagagatttaaaaaaaaacaaaaaaaaaaactgtgtaatTGTTAATATGATTTCTacaaggagacgtttattttgCAAttt
Protein-coding regions in this window:
- the htra3b gene encoding serine protease HTRA3, with the translated sequence MRVIVLSVVILLYVRAEPKSKTCAARCDVSACPSPSCPSGYVPDRCGCCLVCARAEGESCGRAHDLPCGDGLECKHPAGKRLSKGVCQCRYGAKVCASDGNTYANVCQLKAASRKALQQGLPGLSSVHKGPCESGRGPTHPNSPRYKFNFIADVVEKIAPAVVHVELFLSHPLFGRTVPLSSGSGFVISETGLIVTNAHVVSTTTPVSGHQQLKVQMHDGDIHDATIKDIDKKSDIATIKINPQKKLSVLLLGHSADLRPGEFVVAIGSPFALQNTVTTGIVSTAQRDGKELGIRDSDMDYIQTDAIINYGNSGGPLVNLDGEVIGINTLKVAAGISFAIPSDRITLFLNDSMGKQGKEVRSVKKRFIGIRMLTITEALVEELKQQNPDFPDVTSGIYVHEVVPHSPAQKGGIKDGDIIVKLNGRPLTSTGELKEALMEDTALLLEVRRGNDDLLFNIQPDVIMQ